GCTGAGTCGTGGAACGAGAAGGCGCGAATCGAACTGGATGACTTCGTCCAGTTCGCCGACGTCATCCAGCGGGAACGGGCGTGGACGTTCGTCCTCGCCGAACGGACGCTCGGTCGAACGCTCGGCGACGAGCACCGTCTCTGGCACCGCCACTCCCTCGAGAACGTCGACTGTCTCGCCGACGCCGAGTTCGTCCCCTGTGAACCGCGAACCGAGAACGGCTGGAACGAACTTCCAGACGATGTCGTCTCGCGGCTCGCTGCCGACTGCGATGTCGTGATCCGCTTCGGGTTCGGTCTTATCCGTGGCGACGTGCTGACCGCACCTGAACACGGTGTCCTGAGCTTCCACCCCGCGGATATCCGGCGGTATCGAGGCATGGGTCCCCCAGTAATCTATCGCGACGGACGGGATCGTGCCGGCGCGACGCTCCAGCGTCTCGACGAGTCGATCGACGGCGGGGAAATCGTGGCCTACGACGACGTCTCGCTCCGTGGTTGTCACACGCTTTGGGACGTCTTCGATCGACTGGCTGAACTCCAGATCCGTCTCCTGCCCGTCGGCGTTTCGAACGTGTGTGATCCCGAGTTCGAACCCGAGACCGTCCCCGACGATCAACTCGGCGAGTTCTACGCCCGCGACCAGCGGCGAACGCTCGGCTTTTCGGGCCGGGTGCTAGTGAAGAATGTCATCGGGCGCGTTCGACGGCGACTCGAGCACGCGCGACCCCCGACGGAGACGCCAGATCGGCCGACCCAATCGTCTAACTGACCTGCCGCGCGTTACTCCCCGAGCACCGAATCGAAGAACTTCCGTTCGGCCGTCCGGAGGTGCTGGTTGAACGTTGCCGGCGCGATGCCGAGTCGCTCCGAGATCTCCTCGCCGGTACTCTCGCGGGGCCAGTCGAAGTAGCCCGCGAAGTAAGCCGTCTCGAGGGCCGCGCGTTGCTTCTCGGTGAGGTCGTCCTCGAGTACCGAGTTCGAGCCCGAATCACTCCGGTCGCTTCGCTCGCTGGTGCGCTGGGCGAGGTAGGTGACGTCGTCGCGCTGTTCTTTGATGAGTTCGATCATCTGGCGGGTGTCCCGGCCCCGGGAGAGTTCGACGACGAAGCGGAACTCGCCGTCGTCGATCGTCGCGGACTGCACCCGGCCCCCGTGGGTCGCGATCGTCTCGAACAGCGAGACGGCGGCCGGCGCCACGAGTTCGAACTGGAACTCGTCGCGTCTGGCCGAAAGGAACCGGACCTCGCTGAAGCCATCGGTCTCCGCGATCGTCTCTTCGAACGTCCCCTGATCGATACCGTAGGCCGAGCCGTAAGCGAGCAGCGTCTCGTCGCCCCGGATCAACTGCTCGAGTTCGATCCGACAGGAATCCTCGGTCGAGAGCTGGATCAGCGGTTTGGCAAGTTCGTCGACCCGGAACTCGAGTTCGATGACGGCGTCGCTGACGAGAGCATCCTTGCGCTCGATGGCCGTGATCGCGTGGGCGACGACGTCGCCGATCCGGGCGAGGATCGTCGTCTCCGGCCCCTCGAACGCGCGCGGTGACGACGAGTAGACGTTCAACACGCCATAGACGAGGTCCTCGTGGGTGATCGGAATCGCCACCGAGGACTGGTAGCCGCGCTCGAGTGCCGCATCGCGCCACGGCGCGAACGAGGGATCGTCCGGCACATTGTTCGCGACCTGGACCGAGTTCGTTCGAATGGCCATTCCGGACGGTCCCTGCCCGGTTTCGTCGTCTTCGTCGACGCTGATCTCGACCGAATCGAGGTAGCCGTCTTCGACGCCTGCTGCCGCCTTCGGCACCACTTCGTCGCTACCCGGGTTGACGCCGCCGATCCACGCAAATCGGTAGGCGTCGGACTCGGCGAGGCGGTCGCAAACGCGCTGTTCTAAGTCCGCTCGCGTCTCAGTCGTGATCACCGCGTGGGTGATGTCGTGGCCGATTCGGTTGAGTCGGTTGAGCGCCTCGAGTTGCTCGCGCTGGCGCTGGCGTTCGTGTTCCTGTCGGGCGCGCTCGATCGCGTGGTGGATCGTTCGGACGAGTAGCTCGCTCGTCACCTCGTCTTTGACGAGGAAGTCCTGTGCGCCGCGTTGGATCGCCTGCACGCCGACCTGCTGGTCACGGACGCCCGTCAAGACGACGATCGGCGTCTCCGCGGTCGCCGCGTGGACCGACTCGAGGGTCTGGAGTCCCTCGCTGTCGGGGAGGTTCAGATCGAGCAAGACGACATCGGTAGCCAGCTCTTCGAGGGTCTCGAGACCGTTCTCGAGTCGCGTTTCGCGAGTGATCTCCGGCGTTCGTCCCGCCGACTCGTCCGGACTAACACGTTGGGCGAGCTCTTCGGTCCCCCGCAGCATCTCCTGGATGAGGCGCGCGTCGCCGGGATTGTCCTCGATCAGGAGGACCTCCAGCGTCTCGCTCTCGGCGTCGGCGTCGGTTTCGGTCTGCGCGTCTGTCTCGCTCATGCCTGATCACCCTCCGGCGGCAGTCGAACGACCGAGAACCAGAACTTCTCGAAGGCGCGGACGGTCTCGATGAAGTCGTCCGGATCGACCGGCTTCGTGAGGTAGGCGTTGGCGTGGAGTTCGTAGGATCTGACGACGTCCTCTTCGGCCCGAGAGCTCGTCAGGACGATCACCGGAATCGATCGTAGCTCCGAATCCCCTTTCAGCTCCTCGAGGACCTCCTCGCCGTCCTTTCGAGGCAAGTTGAGATCTAGCAAGATGAGGTCCGGTCGCGGCGCGTCGTCGTACTCACCGCGCCGGTAGAGGAACTCGAGGGCCTCGTTCCCGTCGGTGACGACGTGGAGATCGTTCTCGATACGGCCCTGCTTGAACGCCTCTTTGGTCAGTCGAACATCCCCCGGATTGTCCTCTACCAGGAGGATCTGTGCCGGTTCCGGTTTGAACGGTCTCGTATTACTCATTGGTGGTAAATGTGCCCGTCGGTTCAGTCGTCGCCTCGGAGTCCGGGGGTTCCGGAAGCGTCACGGTAAACGTCGCCCCCTCGCCCGGCGTCGAAGTGACGCGAATGTCGCCGTCGTGTCGCTCGACGATGCGCTGACAGAGTGCGAGTCCGATCCCGGTGCCAGCGTACTCCCCGACGCTGTGCAGGCGATCGAACACCTGAAAGATGCGCTCGGTATTGACCGGGTCGATCCCGATCCCCCGATCGCGAACTGAGAGACGCCACTCTTGTCCGTCCTTCTCGGCGAACACGGATATACGTGGGGCCTCCTCGCCGGAATACGTAATCGCGTTGTCCAGGAGGTTCTGAAACACCTGGCGGAGCTGGCCGGGATCGCCGTACACCTCGGGGAGCGACTCCACCGTGATGTCGGCGTCGGTCTCCTCGATCCGCACCTCGAGGTCCGTCAACACGTCGTCGACGACGGCCTCGCAGTCGACGACCTCGAAGGGATCGCCCTGCGTGTCGACCCGCGAGTAGGCGAGCAGGCCGTCGATCATCTCCTGCATCCGTCTCGCACCGTCGACCGCGTACGCGACGAACTCCTGGCCATCGTCGTCGAGTTCGTCTG
Above is a window of Natronorubrum tibetense GA33 DNA encoding:
- a CDS encoding formyltransferase family protein — protein: MSASVTVGILAEPFCYRWQVRAIERLKREFDVTVSLVVSNASNTDAEAESWNEKARIELDDFVQFADVIQRERAWTFVLAERTLGRTLGDEHRLWHRHSLENVDCLADAEFVPCEPRTENGWNELPDDVVSRLAADCDVVIRFGFGLIRGDVLTAPEHGVLSFHPADIRRYRGMGPPVIYRDGRDRAGATLQRLDESIDGGEIVAYDDVSLRGCHTLWDVFDRLAELQIRLLPVGVSNVCDPEFEPETVPDDQLGEFYARDQRRTLGFSGRVLVKNVIGRVRRRLEHARPPTETPDRPTQSSN
- a CDS encoding bacterio-opsin activator domain-containing protein; translated protein: MSETDAQTETDADAESETLEVLLIEDNPGDARLIQEMLRGTEELAQRVSPDESAGRTPEITRETRLENGLETLEELATDVVLLDLNLPDSEGLQTLESVHAATAETPIVVLTGVRDQQVGVQAIQRGAQDFLVKDEVTSELLVRTIHHAIERARQEHERQRQREQLEALNRLNRIGHDITHAVITTETRADLEQRVCDRLAESDAYRFAWIGGVNPGSDEVVPKAAAGVEDGYLDSVEISVDEDDETGQGPSGMAIRTNSVQVANNVPDDPSFAPWRDAALERGYQSSVAIPITHEDLVYGVLNVYSSSPRAFEGPETTILARIGDVVAHAITAIERKDALVSDAVIELEFRVDELAKPLIQLSTEDSCRIELEQLIRGDETLLAYGSAYGIDQGTFEETIAETDGFSEVRFLSARRDEFQFELVAPAAVSLFETIATHGGRVQSATIDDGEFRFVVELSRGRDTRQMIELIKEQRDDVTYLAQRTSERSDRSDSGSNSVLEDDLTEKQRAALETAYFAGYFDWPRESTGEEISERLGIAPATFNQHLRTAERKFFDSVLGE
- a CDS encoding response regulator, coding for MSNTRPFKPEPAQILLVEDNPGDVRLTKEAFKQGRIENDLHVVTDGNEALEFLYRRGEYDDAPRPDLILLDLNLPRKDGEEVLEELKGDSELRSIPVIVLTSSRAEEDVVRSYELHANAYLTKPVDPDDFIETVRAFEKFWFSVVRLPPEGDQA